Part of the Phacochoerus africanus isolate WHEZ1 chromosome 8, ROS_Pafr_v1, whole genome shotgun sequence genome is shown below.
ttaaatgaaaaatttaagaaatggataccattttttaatgttagaaaTATGATTTTGAAGGCAAATCCAcacatttaatcattttaaggaaacaaaacatgTTTGAGGTGAAGCTTTTTGAGATCCATTTACTTGGGAGATGGATTGGATTAGCTGGAGAGGACTAAACATCCATGTTGCATTATGATTAAGAATGGGCTCCAGAATAAACTGCTTGAGTTCAATTCTGGCTACCCCTTGTTAGCCACATGACTTTGGGCATTACTTctctatatctcaattttttcatatgtaaaatgttaattatagTCTGAATCTCTTAAGATTATGGACAGAAATGAGGTATAACATGTAAAAAGCTGAGGATAAGTCTGGAACAGAGTAAATACCCAGTTTGGGAAAAGCAGGTGCAAATACTTACATAGCCCTCAGTTCTAAGCATTTTCATGTACTACACTGTACCGAATCTAAGATGTCATTGATTGTAAAATGCACCATTTTATGTACATTGCTAAAGAATGCCTCTTCAACTATGACATATCATCAGCacattcagaaaaattaaattgagaTTTAAATCAGTGAAATTTGAAGACTGGGATGTTAGatgatattaaagaattattGTTAATTGCTAATTATAAGATGGTACCACAGGTTTTTCTTAAATCCTTACTTGATTagcaggtacaaactattatatgaaaaacataaaaaggtctactgtatagcatagggaactgtattcaatagcCTGTAATGGACCGCCCCATCTGCAACCTCAGTTCACAGcagccccggatccttaacccacttagtgaggccagggatcgaacttgcgtcctcatggaaactagtccgattcgtttctgctgagccccaacgggaccTCCTCTCTCTACTTTTGCATGTGTTTGAAATACTCCGTCACAAAATTTTTACCAAATCTGTCTCTTAGAATTGATTCTATTTAATGTCCACATCAACTGTATGGGATATGCACTGTTgctatccccatttcacagatgagaaactaAGAGACAGGTTAAATCACTTGCCTAGGATTACACAACTagcaagtgacagagccaggcttTAAACCTAGGAAGTCtagctccagagacactgctttTTACCACAGTGCTACACTGCCTCCCATAATGCTGCTTGTAAATGttcactatttttattattctgtgcATGATTCTTAGAAACACTTTGAAGCAAACCTTTGCTTTCTTAAATTACATGAATTTTGCTAGGCCCCTCTCATGTGTTGTGTTAATAAAACACTGTAGAgattgggggtgtgtgtggctcAGTCCTTTAGAATTTGTGTTATAGAAGAGACTGCTGTgtcttgcaatttttttcttcactagcAGTTTTTTATTTGACTTTCCAAAGCCCATCGTGAATTTGCAGTCTTCTGTGCTCTTTTCAAAATGGCAATCcccaaattgtatttttttaagaattgtaaGATGATTCGGTATGTAGGGTAATTTTGAACACAAAAAAATGCTTGAGCGTTGGGTTACCTGATCTTATCTCTTAACTGTGTTTAATATGTTTCTGCCAAAGTATTTTTCCCCCATGAGTAAGCTGTTTGTTTAACATCCTCAGCTTAGTCTGAATGTGCAGAGTTGCTTATTTTCTCCATGCACTTGCTGCATGTGACCTAATTTGAGCTACCTCTTTGTGTATTGCTTCTCATGTGATCTTAACCCACTCAAAGATGCCATTGGATTATGTTGCAGTTCTCAGCTCTTTTCTTGCTAGATTAAAGATATCTGTGTATAAATGCCAGTAAAATGCCATTTCCAAAATTTGATCTCCTTTTGATAGAACTGAAAGCAGTTGAGTCTAGGAAATTTTGACAAACTGCAAGATATGATAATGcatgtttcttgatttttcttctctttcctttctcaggtACAAGAACATTCCACAGATGTCCTTTGATGATACAGATAGGGAGCCAGATCAGACCTTTAGTCTGAACCGGGATCTTACAGGAGAATTAGAGTATGCTACAAAGTAAGCACTGGGCCTCTCTTCCACTCTCTGAGTTCGAGAATAGCAGGCGTTCCCTCATTTGCAATGAGCATCTGTGCATTAGTGCTTGCTGGGCTTACAAATTGTTTTGGGCTCGTCTCATGTGCTCTCTCAGTGTCAGAAACAAGTTAAAACAGTGGAGGAGGCATGATCCTAGGCTTGGTCAAATTTTGGCAGAAGTTTAGTGCAAGCCACAGACTTGTTAACCTGTAAGCAATTggcagatctgggagttccttggtggctttggagttaaggacccagccttgtcactgctgttgtactgattcaatccctggcccaggaacttccacatgccgtgggcctGGCCAGAAAAATTTGGCAGATCTGAATGAGCTCCTGGGATGGTCTTAGGAAAGATGTTTTCAGAATTCCTCTCTGCAAAGTGGGCTTACAGCAGGCTGAGTTACACGTGACCACCTTATCTCTTCACTAGTTCTCCATTCCCTACTGAGCTTGTTTTCACATCCCTGCGTGGTCACACGGCATTTCTCCTTCctgttccttgagggcaggggtaatgttgattcatttttctgttcctGTTATCTTGGGCAGGGTCTGGCAGATGTTCAGTAAATGTATTAATTGCTTGTCTAAAGGTGAAAAATGAGATGTAAGACCCCAAGATTGTTCTCTGACATTTGCCTGGGTTTTACCAAAAGGTGGAGTCCGAACTGTCATTTTTGACATCGTGGTGAGCTTCTCATTGAACTCTAATTGTTGTCTTCTCTCCCTACTCCTTTTATCCTCTAGAATTTCTCGTTTTTCAAATGTCTATCACCTTTCAATTCATATTTCAAAAAACTTTGGAGCCGATACCACAAAGGTCTTTTATATTGGCCTGAGAGGAGAATGGACTGAGGTAAGATGGGGTTGGAAATATTATTGACTCCCTCcagtatgtgtgcatatatgtgtgtgtgtatctgcatGCTGTGGAAGTGGGAGCTTAAAGGAAAGGACAAGGCAGGTGAGACATTGACTGCTCCTAGTCCCTcttaatttttcttggtttcatCACTGTAAACTGTCTCATTTAACAGGCCATAGGAATTTTAAAGGAGTTGAAATAATACAATTATATCAATTCGGTTTTTTCACCTTAAAATTCTTTCCTTCATTGAACATTGTTGATAACATTTCTTGTTCCAGGCACCAGAGAAAAGATGACAGACAAGATAGACAAGGTCCTTTTCTCACGGTGCCTCCATTAGAATGGAGGAATGAATCTTCTAGGTTACGGGGTGAACCGTTGATGTGGTCTTATCCAGATCTTATCAGGATGAAAAGTATCAGAACAGGGAGGAGATTAGACAATGACTtgcagaaatgaacctgaataATGACTACTCCATTGTGTGGTCTGGGAAATGGCCAGCTGACCCAGCCTCTCAATTTTCTTACAGCTTCGCCGACATGAAGTGACCATCTGCAATTATGAAGCATCGGCCAACCCAGCTGACCACAGGGTCCATCAGGTTACCCCACAGACACACTTTATTTCCTAAGGGCTGGCCAAGGCTCCTACAGTGGCGTTGTGTCAGTGAAGATACGTGACATCCTGTTGGGGAGGACAAAGAGAGATGGGGCTCCAGAGAGAGTTGGCAGCTACAGCCTCTGCCAAGCTTTGTGTTTGGAGCTTGCTGCAGAAACCTGGCCTATGGAAGATACCACACCCCCGGAAAGGCTTGTGTGGGCGCTGAGGGACAATCGTGGTTCTCTAGGGGCCTGCAGAAATTGGGTCTTGGGCTGGTCAGCGTCTGGTAGTCATGGATAATGCCTGCCTTTCCAGTTAATGTGGCCATGGGATTCCAAGTATCTTGTTGCTTTGTGGCAGGATttttgtgtgactttttttttcttaaagtgaagACTATTCCTGGGCTGCATAAACTTTCTGAAGCCTCAGCATTGTGTTTGTATTAACCATCAGGAGGGTTTCCAACTAGAAATACTTGTCCCTGCTTGCTCCTTCTCCCTGTCATCTTTCAACATTCTTGTCAAGTTGCCCAGCTTGGAGTTGTCTGTCATTCAATAGTGTCCCATGGTTATAGCTAGAAGAGCAGGAATCACCTGATGATGCTTAATAGCTTGAGGAGAAGGTCTTTTTTCCTACTGCCCAGGTAAGCAATCTGAGGCGAGCAAGGGCatcatttctgtgtttgtgggtATGCTGGTCCGGGTGAGATTGGGACTTAGGTAAGATTCTCCTTGGGACATCCTTAATGTTTATTAGCTTCTCACTAGTATTGTAAGCCCAGTGGCAGAATTTGGAAATCTCAGTTCTCCTGTTCATGGCTTTTTATTCACTGTGATTAATAAGCTTCCTAATAAATCCTTGCCAGACTTAATGTTTGTATATCCTTTTGAGTTCTTGGTAGTACTTATGAAAACTTTACTGGGAGCTGTATGGAACTTtgaaatttgttgttgttttatactAGGTAGATCATACGTGCCACAATTGTATCAAGACTGGATCAGTTTCTCTAGGAAAGGTCAGGCTGAATTCTATATAGTAGGCTAGAAACACTCCTACACCCACCTACCTACATTTTGTAAAGAGGAAGGTGAGGTTAAAAACCTTGCATTCCATTTTTCATGCAAGGAAGTAACTTGTGGGgtgacatttacaaaaataagggAGAGCAGATTCTGGAACTCATCAGAAAAAATGGTGGTGAGGAAATAAGTGAGCAGCACGTATGTTCTAAAGGTAAACAAACCCAAGACACTGGATTTAAGTTTGAAAATTCAGTATAGCAATTGGAGAGAATATAAGTATCTAAAAGTAGAGGATTTGAAATGGTCAGTATTTTCTCCCTTGCAGGAAATAGATACATTTGATAATGGGGATCAGTGAGGGAATTCCTCTGCAGGATTGGTCCACCCTGTTGTTAGCCTGTTTCTCTAGCCTATTCTGAGGAAGCCTGCCACCACCAAGCCATGTCAACCTCACAATTTCTGAGATGCTGCCTGAAACCAACTaggatgcaaatgaattttattttatttttttttgctttttagggccatgtctggggcttatgtaggttcccaggctagaggttgaattgaagctacacctgctggcctgcaccacagccatagcaatgccagatcccacagagcgaggccagggattgaacctgcaacttcatggttcctagtcagattcgtttccgctgcgccatgacgggaactctgcaaatacAACTCTTGATGCATTAGGGGTCCTCACTCCTCCACCACAGCCTCTTTGTTTCAGTTGGGTCATTTGGAGATAAAAGAAGGGCTATGTTTTAATTTGGGGTAGGGGGAGAATAAAGTTAGAAATGTTAGCAAACTAGCCTTTCATTAGTTCCACTGATTAAAGCACTAATCACAGATAGCCTCTGGGACTGGGCCTCTGAATTTGATTTTTACTCTGAAGAATTGCTCAAAGTGCCACCCATGTCTCAGGTGATTGGGATGCAGGAGGAATTGTCAGTTCCTCCACAAGCTGACCCAGCAGGCATTCTGGGAGTGGGGGCAGCTGTGTGGTCTTCACGCACTTATCCTATTTCTTCTGACATCCAATCCTGGGTGCTGGGCCTGCTATGGTCCTGTGGACACAAATTCTTCCTGTTCAGGCCTTTTTTAGGCTGTCTCTGACCTGCTGAGTACTTAAGACCAAACGCCTCTTAACCTGGGGAAAAGAGCTTTGTTGAACTTCCAAGTTTACTGTTTTCTTTCAGTTGAAAGAAAAACTAGTGTAGGTTATGCTGGGTGAATGAGTCCTAAACTGCTGACTGATGAGCATGACTCATTTCCTGTTTGTAGATGCCCACGGGCTCTTTCAGAGACAAGAGCCTTCAGCTCACTTTGCCTCCCCTTTCAGCCTTTATGTGGACCCTGAGCCCGGTTCCATTTTACCAGTGCAGCAAGCACCGAGTGACTCCTCGGTGACCAAGTGAAACCCTTTTTGTTAACTGGAGCTCACTGACGGTGGTTATCTTGTGCACTGTCTGCGTGGCATTGTTTGTGTAGGGCAGAGCTAAGACAACACTTTTGATTCCTGTCCAGTTTTCATAGACACTGCTGATGCcagtgctctttttttcccccagggtcCTTTTTAGAGTCATTACATCCTCACACTGATTTTATACTGTATAAAGCACTTCCACACAACCTTATTTGAGCCTAACAGCGAAAGTGTGAAGGAGGAAAGGTGGTTATTATCACCGCTTTATAGCTCAGGAAACAGGTGCAGAGGCAGCATTACAGTGTAAACCTGAGATTGCTGTTTACTTCCCTTCTttgaacctcagcttcctcatctttaaaatgagagtgGAAGACTAGACAGTCTCTAAGGATCTTGTCAGGTGAGTGTATAACTCTACCCATGATCCTGGAATAGGGCATGAAAGCCAGTGGTGGATACCCATGACCGTAATGACGTGTGGCCCGTGGGGATGGGAAGGGGGGAGACTATGTTAGTGTGAGGAACGCCTCTCCTTCAGGATAGGTTTCCTCCAGGAGGTGCATGGGTGGTGGAAGCAAGTGGGAGTCACAGATGCACTGCCCAGATTCTGCAGGTGACTCCGTGGCTTAATTACGGGGAGTGGCCCCATCGGACCCAACATGGCAGCTCCTATATGAAGAAACTCCGACACCCACTTCCGGGTTCCGTACTGCTGGCCAGGCTACTTCCGGCAGCGGGATGGCTGGGTTCCCGGGACTCGAACGGAAGTTCCGGCGGGGGCGGCCGAGGGGGaagagtgtgtgtctgtgcggGAGAAAGAGGAGAATCGCCGGAGAGGTCTCTAAACCCCCAGGGAGTGGAGGTACTCTGGTCCGGGGCCAGCAGGCGGAGGGAGGGCACTGGGGGGCATCGGCCCACCGCGAGGGTCTTGGCGAGTGGGGAGGGGCAACCGCAGTTgtgagggatgggggtggggagtgcgGTGCGAAGAGACGCTGGCCAGTCTTGGGGACTCGGAGGgtagagaggaggaagaaggtggGGTCCGGGTACAATGAGAGGATTTCAGGGTCGGAAGTGGAAGATCCCATTATGGGCGGGGGCTCTCCGGGGTCAAAGGTAGAACGCCCCTTTGTGGGCAGAAGCGGGTCCGGGGTCAGGATAGAAAAAATGTCACTATAGGGAGGAAGACTCTTGGTCagaacagaagttcccattgtggggagTCAGAGACCCTGGATCAGGGTTGTAGTTTTTACTGTGGGGAGGAAGACCCCAGGTCGGGGGCGGGAAGGCACCACTCGGAGAGGAGGGACCTGGAGTGAGAGGTGAAAGTCGCCCAGTGGGTAAGGAAGGAAATCTCAGCTCAGAGCGAAGGGTGCACTTCTGTGTGGACAGAGGGGCCCCGGGGTCAGAGAATAGGGGCACTCGGGGACTGAGAAGGAAGGTGGAAGCCAGTTggtgggatgggaggggagggcgCCCGGTAGGAAAGGCAGGCACTTAGGGGGAAGTAGCAGAAGCCTCTCGGGGAGTTTGGAGGATGCTGAGGATGGGGAGAAGTCAGCCAGCTTGacattcttttgtgtgtttgaGAGTACCAGAGCTTGGTTGAGCTGGGGGGACCTCTTTGGAGTCattgggcagcagcagcaggtagCCTCATTCAGGGGGTCATGGGGCACCATTTAGGGGGTGGGTGTTGGACCAGAGTTCATGTGCCTTCTAGGGACATGGGCATTCCCCAGGGGTTCTGAGAACGGTTGAGCCAGAAACTGCTGTGAAGGCTGATGGGGGCCGGATGGGAAGGAAGTTGGAGGAAATGTCTGAGGGGTTGCGGGTAGGGGCTGAAAGCATATTTCCCTGGCGTTTTTCTCCCCTTCATTTCCCAGTAGGGCTTGAAGTTGGGAAGGAGGGGGATGattggagagaagggagaggaggcctTACCCGCTGACAGGTGGGGAGAAGGCAGCAGGGATGCCCtggcttccccccccccaccccccgccgtgGCCCCCAAGCCCTGTCTCTGCCCATCTCCAGCAAGCtcaggctgtggggtgggccagaAGCAGAATCTCTAGGGTGGCTGCCTTTGCTTTTCAGCCCTGGGATGAAGGCAAACCTCCTGCCCCCTCTGGCCCTTCTTGCTTGTCTTGTCTTTGTGCCCAGGATAACACCCGGGGTGCCATTGGGGGCTGATGGCCTGGATGGGCCCTGGGTTTGAGGCTCTGCTCCTGTGCCGGGATTCTCTCCCCGCCTGGTCTTGTTCTTGACCACTCCCCCAAATTTGCACAGGCCCCAGCGGTGGAGCCCTGCAGTGTATGTGTGGTAACACCATGTCTGTGCCCCTGCTCACCGATGCTGCCACTGTGTCTGGAGTTGAGCGGGAAACGGCTGCGGTAAGGGTCCTCTCCTACCCACGTGGCCCCCAGGCCACCTGGGGAACTggctggagggagtgtggggaAATGGAGATGGCAGTGATGAGAGGGGAGGAGCCTGAGGCCAGGAGGCCTGGAGTTCCTCACCTGTCTGGCTGCTCCCCCAGTTAccccccaggcccctgggggTCAGAGGGGGGTGGCTAAAATTTGGAGGATGGAGTGGTAGCAGGATGCTGACTGCCCTCTCTCCCATCTCTGATCCCCTTCCAGGTTATTTTTTTACATGGACTTGGAGACACAGGGTGAGAGAGCTGGCAAGGGGGTGTTGCTGGGTTGGGGGTAGGGAAGGGCCCGGTGGGCAGGCCTGGAGAGGCCGGcaccctccctttctccctctccacaGAGGcgcctcttctcccttccctcctacAGGCACAGCTGGGCTGACGCCCTCTCCACCATCCGGCTTCCTCATGTCAAGTACATCTGTCCCCATGCGTGAGTGTCACCCCAGAAAGGGAGCGGCTAAGGATGGGGGGTGGTCCCGTGGCCCCCAGGCCTGTTCTCTCCCGCCGGCCGCGTCCTGGGGCCTGGGCCTAGAGCAGTGAGAAGTGCCATTCTCAGCCTTCATTTCTGTGGAGCCCTCAGGAATggggtccagcccccagcccaaggCCTCCTATACCTGAGACGCCTAGACCAGACCTCTTGTGCCCCTTCCCCAAGTACTCACCGACTGAACTGGAACCCCATCCCACGGAGCACTGGGCTCTGCCTCTCCAGCACCACTGCTGATGCCCCAACCACAGCCTCCAGCCCCACGTGGCAGGTTGCCTGGCAACACCTTAAACAGAGGCCGGGCCTGTTGGGAGGGTtccccagggctgccctgccccctcccggGCTCTCTGCAGCGGCTTCCTCATCTCTCCTGAGCACGATGGCCCTTCTTGCTGTCCCTCCTCAGGCCTCGGATCCCCGTGACACTCAACATGAAGATGGTGATGCCCTCCTGGTGAGttaggggaggaggaaaaggagtggAGGGAGTGGCCCAGGGCCAGCCCAGGTCTTCCAGTAGCTGCAAACGCCTCTGCTCCCACAGGTTTGACCTGATGGGGCTGAGTCCAGATGCCCCAGAGGACGAGGCTGGCATCAAGAAGGCAGCAGAGAACAGTaaggccccagcccctcctgggcatcctccctcttcccctctgcccccaggaaaGTGCTGGGCAGTACCTCTGTCTGGTTTCCTTCGCTGGGCCCCTCCAGCAGCTTTCCCCCACCCAGTCATGCCCCCTCCCCACAGTCAAGGCCTTGATTGAGCACGAGATAAAGAATGGAATCCCTGCCAATCGGATCGTCCTGGGAGGCTTTTCACAggtgagcaggagagagagagggggctggcggatgggatctgagctgtgccctCGTGAccctcattctttctctcctccaggGTGGGGCCCTGTCCCTCTACACAGccctcacctgcccccaccctctggcTGGCATTGTGGCATTGAGCTGTTGGCTGCCTCTGCATCGGGCTTTCCCCCAGGTGGGTGTCTCCACAACCCTGCTCCTGCCCTCCATCTCCTTGTGGCAGGGGGATTGTGCTGAAGCACTGGCTTTGCCCACAGGCAGCCAACGGCAGTGCCAAGGACCTGGCCATCCTTCAGTGCCATGGGGAGCTGGACCCCATGGTTCCGGTACGGTTTGGGGCCCTGACAGCTGAGAAGCTCCGGTCTGTTGTCACACCCGCCAGGGTCCAGTTCAAGACTTACCCAGGTGTCATGCACAGCTCCTGTCCTCAGGTCAGTGGTGAGGGGTTAccacccactcccacctcctcccttcccctccctccagccaggAGCCTCTCACAgcgccccctcacccccaggagATGGCAGCTGTGAAGGAGTTTCTTGAGAAGCTGCTGCCTCCTGTCTAACAAGAGTGGCTGGCCCCCGGCGCAGTCCCCCGGCCCATGGAGGACTCCGCTCCCGAGGCACCATCTTGGATCTGAGCCGGTCGAGCCCCTCTCACCCTCCTGGACCCATCCTTTTCCCACAGGCCTCTGGGGCAGGCAGGCCAAGGGAGGCCCTCTTTCCAGGCTTCCGCCACCTGGCTGGCTGCCTCCGGGGGTGGGCTGCTTTCTTACCCGTTTCCCCGGAGGTGGGGCCCCCCCACGGCAGCAGTATTGAAGGGGCTGTAAGCAGCGGGAGAAAGGGGCCCAGCCGCTGACCCACTCACTCAGGACCTCACTCACTAGCCCCGCTTTGGGCCCCCTCCTGTGACCTCAGGGTTTGGCCCATGGGGCCCTCCcaggccccacctcccaccccctccccacaactGATATTCTGCCCAGATAATCGTGTCTCCTTCCTCCACTCCAGCTGCTTCTCAATCATGAATGTCTGTGGCCCAGACCCCCTTGCTGCTGTGCTCCCTGCCCCTGCGCAGGGGTGTTGCTGAGGGGGTGGAGGCCTTTGAGGGGCCTCCCCTCAGCCATTTATTGACTTGGGGGCTGGGCCCTGCCTCCCCATTACCCTCCCCCCAGGCCTGGAGCCTTCAGGGCTGGACTGAGGCTCAAGGTCGTCCCCAGCTGTCCCACCCCACGTCGCCCCCACGCTGGGGCccggggagaggtggggaggactTGTGTCTTGTCTTCTGTCTCCATGTAGTTTTGGGTGTTTTTCTTGTTGTGTCCTGGATTCcgatataaaattaaagaaatggctTCACCTCTCAGGCCTGGATGATTCTATCCCAGGGGCAGAGAGTGACCAGGTGGAGGAATCTGCTCCAGTGTCAGCAGGGGTTTTATTGTAAATACTTTGGAAAGCTCCTGCAGAGCGGTCTGAGTTAGCGCCTGGGAGGAGGGTGTTCTGTGTCTCAGGGTCCTGCTTCCCCCACTCGCTCTTGGGGGTCCTGTCCTCATGGGTTCCTACACCCTGTGGAATAGAGACCCCTGATACCTGGTCAGTGGGGCCCTTGGCCTCTTGCCTGGTGGGCCAAGTGGGCCCAGCTGGGGTCTGAGGTAGGGGAGGCTCTGAGGCCCCAGGGTTCGTGCCGAAGGCTGGAGAGCAGgcatttgtttctcttccttttctggccCCAG
Proteins encoded:
- the LYPLA2 gene encoding acyl-protein thioesterase 2 isoform X2 → MCGNTMSVPLLTDAATVSGVERETAAVIFLHGLGDTGHSWADALSTIRLPHVKYICPHAPRIPVTLNMKMVMPSWFDLMGLSPDAPEDEAGIKKAAENIKALIEHEIKNGIPANRIVLGGFSQGGALSLYTALTCPHPLAGIVALSCWLPLHRAFPQAANGSAKDLAILQCHGELDPMVPVRFGALTAEKLRSVVTPARVQFKTYPGVMHSSCPQEMAAVKEFLEKLLPPV
- the LYPLA2 gene encoding acyl-protein thioesterase 2 isoform X1 — translated: MAGFPGLERKFRRGRPRGKSVCLCGRKRRIAGEVSKPPGSGGPSGGALQCMCGNTMSVPLLTDAATVSGVERETAAVIFLHGLGDTGHSWADALSTIRLPHVKYICPHAPRIPVTLNMKMVMPSWFDLMGLSPDAPEDEAGIKKAAENIKALIEHEIKNGIPANRIVLGGFSQGGALSLYTALTCPHPLAGIVALSCWLPLHRAFPQAANGSAKDLAILQCHGELDPMVPVRFGALTAEKLRSVVTPARVQFKTYPGVMHSSCPQEMAAVKEFLEKLLPPV